The region CCCGGTCCTGCTCGATCCCCATGATCCGCTCGAGCGGGTTGACGCCCTTCGCCCGGGTTTCTTCCTTGCGCAGCAGGCCGATGACGTCGTCCCGATGCGCGGCGAGCCCGGCCCAGCGCAGGGTCAGAATCCCCTCGGGATAACGGTCCCGAATCTTCTGACAGGCCGGGCAGGTGGTGAGCTTGACCTCCTTCCGGCGAGACAGCTCCGCGAAGCGGGCTTCGTCGAAGTGCCACCGCTTCTTCTCGAAGATGGCGTGGCATCCCTGACAGGCAGTGAAGCCGGTCTTCGGGCTCCGGACCGTGTACGGGTCCGCCTGCCTCGGGTTGATCCGTCGAGGGCTCGAAGGCAATCGCGGTTGCTTCCGGCCCGCTCCATGTTTCGCACGCTTCATCGTCATGAGGCTTCCTCCTTGTTCAATCCCCGCTCTTTTCGTACGCAAGGGGAATACCAGGCGGTCCTCAGAGGACCGGCGGGCCTTCACGAGCCGATTCGAGCGGTTAGGAGAAGCGCCAAATTCAGCGGGCGCCTCAAGCCCGGCGTAGCGGTCCGATATTACCCCAGCCGAGCGATCAAGACCGTCGCAAAATTCCTCATCGAGGTGCGGCCGGCGACGGGCTCGACCCTCCTTCCTCACGAGATGGCGAGCACCCCGGCCCCCTTCACCGTCCCGGCCTTGAGCTGCTGGAGCGCCTTGTTGGCCTCCTCCAGCCGGAACCGTTGCGTGTGGGGACGGATCGGGATGGCCGCCGCCTCCCGCAGGAGGTCCAGCCCGTCCTGCCTCGTGTTGGCGGTCACGCTTCTGACCACCCGCTCGCCGAACAGCTCCCGGTCGTAGTCGATCGCCGGGATTTTGGTCATGTGGATACCGGCGCAGGCGACCGTGCCGCCCTTCTCCAGAGCCCGCAAGGCCGGCGGAACCAGCTCGCCGGCCGGGGCGAAGATGATGGCTCCGTGCAGTTTCTCCGGCGGAGGCTCCGCTGCGCCGCCCACCCAGACCGCGCCCAGCTCCCGGGCCAGCGCCCGGTGCTCCTCGCGCAGCGAACACACGTAGACCGGGCAGCCCCAGTGCCGGGCCACCTGGATCGTGATGTGCGCCGAGGCCCCGAATCCATAGAGCCCCAGCCGCTGTCCCGGCCGGACACCGCTGAGCCGGAGCGCCCGGTAGCCGATGATGCCGGCGCAGAGGAGCGGCGCGGCCTCCTCGTCCGCGAAGGCGGCCGGGATCGGATAGGCGAAGGCAGCAGGCACGATCGCATACTCTGCATAGCCTCCGTCCTCGTGATAGCCGGTGAAGCGCGCCCGCTCGCAGAGGTTCTCCCGGCCGGTCCGGCAGAAATCGCAAACGCCGCACGTCTGCCGCAGCCAGGCGATGCCGACCCGGTCCCCCTCCTTGATCCCCCGGACCTCCCGCCCCACCCGCTCCGCGAGGCCCACGACCTCGTGGCCCGGCACGACCGGCCGTTTGGCTTCGGGCAGCTCCCCCTCCACGACGTGGAGGTCGGTCCGGCAGACCCCGCAGACCGTCACCCGCACCAGCACCTCGCCGGGACCCGGCTCCGGCCGAGGCAGCTCCTTGAGCGCCAGCGGGCTCGTCGCCACATCAGCGCTTCGCTCCAGCAGCATGGCATTCATCATGGACGAGGCCGATCGCGTCATGGCAGGTCGTCAACGCCGCAGGGCGTTCGCGGTCCATTTTCGCACGAGGACCTTGCGAATTTCCTCGGCAAGCAACAGACAGGCCGATCCCAGCATCAGCGGAGGCCAGACCCAGGCCGGCAGCGGCCCGGTGCCGAAGATCGCGTTCCCGATCGGGGTGTACACGATGAGGGCGAGCAAGGCCAGTTCGACTGCGATGCCCCACAGGATGAACGGATTGCTCAACAGCCCCAGGCCGAAGACTGAACCCCGTTCGGACCGGCAGGCGAAGACGTTGGCCACCTGCGCGATCACGATCGCCGCCAGGGTCACGGTCGTGGCCTGCCGGTAGAGCGGATCGGTCCAGGCCAGCGGCGCGCCCCAGGTCCACCCCTGCGCCAGCAGGAACCAGAAGAAGGCGGCCATCGCGATCACGGCCTCGATGAGTCCGAGGAACGCGTAGGCGCGGAGGAGGAGCGGGAGACTCAGGAGCCGCTCCGTCCTGGGCCGCGGCGGGGCTTCCATGATGCCGGCGTGGGGCTTTTCGGCGCCGAGTGCGAGGGCCGGGACCATGTCGGTGCCCAGGTCCACCGCGAGGATCTGCGGGACGGTCAGCGGCAAGGGGATCGCGAAGATTCCGTACCCCAGGTACGGCACGATCTCCGGCACGTTGCTGGCCAGCACGTAGGTGACGAACTTCCGGATGTTCGCGTAGACCGCCCGGCCCTCTTCGATCGCGTCCACGATCGAGGCGAAGTTGTCGTTGAGCAGGACCATGTCGGCGGATTCCTTCGCGACGTCGGTTCCCGCCACCCCCATCGCGATCCCGATGTCCGCCTTCTTCAGCGCAGGGGCGTCGTTCACCCCGTCCCCGGTCGCCGCCACCACCTCGCCCATTTCCTTCAGCGCCGTCACGATCCGCATTTTGTGCCGCGGCGCCATACGGGCGAACACCGGCTCGTGCCCCGCCGCCTTGGAGTCCGCCAGCAGCCGGTCGAGGGCCGCATCGCCGAGCCGGTCCAACTCGACGCCCTCGATCACCCTGCCCTCGGCCCCGGAACGGACGAGGCCGATCAGGCGCGCGACCGCCAGCGCGGTCAGCGGATGGTCGCCCGTGATCATGATGACGCGGATGCCGGCCCGTTGACAGCGCGCCACCGCGTCCGGCACCTCCCGGTGCGGCGGGTCCATCAAGGCGACCAGTCCCAGGAACGTGAGGTCCCGTTCCACGGTCTCCGAGCTCAGGTGCTCGGCGATCCCGGCTTCGATGTCCCGCGTGGCCACAGCCAGCACCCGGTAGGCCTGGTGGGCAAACGAGCGACTCCGCGCCAGAATCGTCTCGCGCTCTTCCACGGCCATGGGCGGCGTCTTCCCGTGCACCTGGGTCCGGCTGCAGAGCGGCAGCAGAACCTCCGGGGCCCCCTTCACGAAGGCGACCAACCGCCCTTCGACCCAATGGATCGTGGTCATCCGTTTGCGGTCCGCATCGAAGGGCAACTCGCCCATCCGTCGAAAGCGGTCCGTGAAACAACTCTCGCCGAGGCCGTGCAACGGCCCGTAGTGCTGCGCGAACTCGACCAGCGCCACTTCGGTCGGGTCCCCCGTCACGGACACCCGCACGCCGCCGCGCCGACCGCGCTTCACGTTGTTGCAGAGGGCGACGGCTCGGAACAGGGAACCCCAGTGGCGGAAATCGGGCGCCGGGCCCGGCTCTCCCTCCGCCTGCCTGACCAACCGGCCGTCCCGGACCGCGATCTCGTTTCCATCCACGTAGAGCCGCTCGACCCGCATGCGGTTCTCGGTCAGGGTCCCGGTCTTGTCGGTGCAGATCACCGTGGCGCAGCCGAGCGTCTCGACGGACGTCAACTGCTTGATGAGCGCCTTCCGGCGGGCCATCCGCTGGCTCCCCATCGCCAGCGCGAGCGTGACCGTCGGCAGCAGCCCCTCCGGCACGTTGGCGACGATGATGCCGATCCCGAAGACGGAGCTGACCCACAGCCCCATGCCCATCCAGAGCCCGATGGCGAAGAACAGCGCCCCCATGCCGGTCGCCAGCAGGGCGACGACGTGCGTGACCCGCACGATCTCCTTCTGCAGCGGGCTCAGGCCGGCCGACACCGTCGTCGCGAGGCGGGCGATCTTGCCGAACTCGCTGTTCGCGCCCGTGGCGAACACGACCGCGCGGCCGCGTCCGGAGAGGATCGTGGTCCCTGCAAAGACCAGGTTCGGCGCGTCGAGCGGGTTGCCCGCCCCCGCCGGCTCGGCGGTCCGCCGCTTGGGCTTGGCCTCCCCGGTCAGCGAGGAGTTGTCCACCCGCATGGCGACGACCTCCACCAAACGCGCGTCGGCCGGCACCTGCTCCCCCTCCTCGAGCAGCAGCAGATCCCCGGGGACGAGGGCATGGCGCGCAATCTGCTCCGGCTGTCCGGACCGGAGCACCCAGGCGGTCGCGGGAAGCAGCCGGTGGAGGGCCTGCACGGCCCGTTCGGCCTTGTACTCCTGGACGAAGGTGAAGAGGGCGTTGATCAGGATCACGCCGAGGATCGCCCAGCCCAGCGTGGCCATGCCCTGACCCGGCTGAAAGCCTTCGGCCAGGAAGGACAGCCCGGCGGCGAGCCAGAGGAGGATGGCGAGAAAATGCGTGAACTGCCGAAGAAACCGGCGGGGGAGCGACGGGCCTTTGATTTCCTGAAGGCTGTTCGGCCCGACTTGGGCCAGACGCCGGGCCGCCTCCTCCTGGGAGAGCCCGGTCGGGCCAGTCTGGAGGGCCTTCAGCGCTTCCTCGGGAGACAAACCGGAGAGGTCCATCGTGAACCAGCCGGACGAGAGCACCACGGCTTCACGGTCGGGTCAAGCCGAGCGGACCGCGCCGGGCTTCCGGCGAAACGGCAAGGAGAAGCGGACCTATTTCTTCGCGGCCGCCCGCCTCTCTGAGACCTTCGCCTGCTGCTGGGCGAGCGTCACGGCCGTGTATTCGATCGCCTCCTTGACGTTCTGCTTGGCCTTCGGCCA is a window of Nitrospirota bacterium DNA encoding:
- a CDS encoding BCAM0308 family protein — encoded protein: MTMKRAKHGAGRKQPRLPSSPRRINPRQADPYTVRSPKTGFTACQGCHAIFEKKRWHFDEARFAELSRRKEVKLTTCPACQKIRDRYPEGILTLRWAGLAAHRDDVIGLLRKEETRAKGVNPLERIMGIEQDRGEWQVTTTNVKLAQRLGRELERAYRGKARYHWAHGDKLVRVVWERGE
- a CDS encoding zinc-dependent alcohol dehydrogenase family protein, with the translated sequence MNAMLLERSADVATSPLALKELPRPEPGPGEVLVRVTVCGVCRTDLHVVEGELPEAKRPVVPGHEVVGLAERVGREVRGIKEGDRVGIAWLRQTCGVCDFCRTGRENLCERARFTGYHEDGGYAEYAIVPAAFAYPIPAAFADEEAAPLLCAGIIGYRALRLSGVRPGQRLGLYGFGASAHITIQVARHWGCPVYVCSLREEHRALARELGAVWVGGAAEPPPEKLHGAIIFAPAGELVPPALRALEKGGTVACAGIHMTKIPAIDYDRELFGERVVRSVTANTRQDGLDLLREAAAIPIRPHTQRFRLEEANKALQQLKAGTVKGAGVLAIS
- a CDS encoding cation-transporting P-type ATPase, translating into MVLSSGWFTMDLSGLSPEEALKALQTGPTGLSQEEAARRLAQVGPNSLQEIKGPSLPRRFLRQFTHFLAILLWLAAGLSFLAEGFQPGQGMATLGWAILGVILINALFTFVQEYKAERAVQALHRLLPATAWVLRSGQPEQIARHALVPGDLLLLEEGEQVPADARLVEVVAMRVDNSSLTGEAKPKRRTAEPAGAGNPLDAPNLVFAGTTILSGRGRAVVFATGANSEFGKIARLATTVSAGLSPLQKEIVRVTHVVALLATGMGALFFAIGLWMGMGLWVSSVFGIGIIVANVPEGLLPTVTLALAMGSQRMARRKALIKQLTSVETLGCATVICTDKTGTLTENRMRVERLYVDGNEIAVRDGRLVRQAEGEPGPAPDFRHWGSLFRAVALCNNVKRGRRGGVRVSVTGDPTEVALVEFAQHYGPLHGLGESCFTDRFRRMGELPFDADRKRMTTIHWVEGRLVAFVKGAPEVLLPLCSRTQVHGKTPPMAVEERETILARSRSFAHQAYRVLAVATRDIEAGIAEHLSSETVERDLTFLGLVALMDPPHREVPDAVARCQRAGIRVIMITGDHPLTALAVARLIGLVRSGAEGRVIEGVELDRLGDAALDRLLADSKAAGHEPVFARMAPRHKMRIVTALKEMGEVVAATGDGVNDAPALKKADIGIAMGVAGTDVAKESADMVLLNDNFASIVDAIEEGRAVYANIRKFVTYVLASNVPEIVPYLGYGIFAIPLPLTVPQILAVDLGTDMVPALALGAEKPHAGIMEAPPRPRTERLLSLPLLLRAYAFLGLIEAVIAMAAFFWFLLAQGWTWGAPLAWTDPLYRQATTVTLAAIVIAQVANVFACRSERGSVFGLGLLSNPFILWGIAVELALLALIVYTPIGNAIFGTGPLPAWVWPPLMLGSACLLLAEEIRKVLVRKWTANALRR